The following nucleotide sequence is from Chloracidobacterium validum.
CGTCAAGACGGTCAAGGGCTGGATGCTGGGAGAAAGCGCGACCGGACGCAATGCCACGCACCAACTCAAGAAGCTCACTGAATCAGAACTCAAGAAATTCCGTGACTTGATGGCACTGCCGATTCCGGATGCCCAGGTTGGCGATGCGCCCTACTACCATCCCGGCGAGAAGTCACCTGAAGTTGAGTACTTACGCGAGCGGCGGCGGCAACTTGGGGGCGATCTCCCAAAGCGCGTCGTGCGGTCAAAACCGCTGACCTTGCCGGAAGCCGATCTCTACACGGAGTTTACCGTTGCCAACCAGCAGCCGGTTTCGACGACGATGGCCATCGTTCGTCTCTTGCGCAAGTTGCTCGATGACAAGCACATCGGACGCCGCATCGTGCCCATTATTCCAGATGAGGCACGGACTTTCGGCATGGATTTCCTCTTCAAAAAAGTCGGCATCTACGCCGCCAAGGGCCAGCTCTACGATCCGGTGGACTCCGATTTGCTCTTTAGTTACCGCGAGGCCAAAGACGGGCAGCTTCTCGAAGAAGGCATTACGGAAGCGGGCGCCATGGGGTCGTTTACGGCCGCCAGCACGGCCTATGCCACCCATGGCGAGCCGATGATTCCGTTTTACATGTTCTACTCGATGTTTGGTTTTCAGCGAACCGGCGATCAGGCCTGGGCGGTTGGTGACGCGCGCGGCCGGGGCTTTCTAATCGGCGCGACGGCCGGGCGCACTACCCTCAACGGAGAAGGTCTCCAGCACCAGGACGGTCATAGCCACATTCTGGCTTCGACCGTTCCGTGCTGCGCGCAGTACGATCCGGCGTTTCACTTTGAAATTGCTTGCATCGTGCGCGATGGGCTGCGGCGGATGTACGAGCGCGAAGAAGACGTTTTTTATTACATCACCGTTCACAATGAAAACTACGCCATGCCGGCCATGCCACGCGGCGTTGAGGATGGCATTTTGCGTGGACTCTATCTGTTCAAGCCCTGCCTTGATGCCAAGCGGCATACTGTGCAGCTTTTCGGGAGCGGGGCAATCATGATGCAGGCGCTGGAGGCGCAACGCATCCTGTCTGAGCGCTATGATGTTGCGGCGGATGTCTGGTCGGCGACCAGCTATCGCGCCCTCCGTGATGACGCCTTGGCAGTCGAGGCGTGGAATCTGGACAATCCGCTGGAAGCGCCCCGGATACCCTACATTCAGAAGGTTTTGGCTAATGCGCAAGGCCCAATCATTGCCGTCAGTGACTATGTGAAAGCCTGGCCGGATAGCGTTTCCCGGTGGATCAAGCAGCCATTCATCGCGCTGGGAACGGACGGCTTCGGAATGAGTGATACCCGCGAGCAGTTGCGCCGTCATTTCAAGGTAGATGCCGCATCCATTGTTTATACGGCGCTTTACAAGCTGGCTGAAATGGGACGGCTCGGCTTTGATGAAGTCGCGCGCGCCAAGGCCGAACTCTACGGGGATGCCGTGGTTTCCGAACCGGTCGCCAGCCACTAGCATGTTCGGTGAGTGGACTAGCCTTTCCCCCGACCCAGCTCGATGTGGTTCAGGTTCACCGCTGGGCGCTTGCCTTGCGCCGGGCAGCCGAGCTGTTTCGGTCCGGGCGCTTTGCCGAGCTTTATTTTGGTCCGGCTGAACAGCTCGACGCCGACCGGTTTCCCGGTTTTCGTCCGGCGGTGCTCTACTGGGTCGCCACTGCGGAGCGTGAGCGTCTGACCTACGGGCTGGCGTTGGCGGAAGCCGGGCTGACGCTGGCCGACTTGCCGACCGTCGAGCCGCGCGTCGAGTGTCATCAGTCCGATTTTCTCAAGGACTGCCAGCAGCTTTGGGCTGCCCTCGCTTCAGAACTGCCCTTTGAACTGTCGCTCGATGAAGCCGCGCTCGCCGGCGTCACGGGCCTGCCCGAAGATTGGCTGACACGATTCAATGTGGCGACGGATTGGGCGCGCCGGCAGCCAGCGGCGCAAGCCACCTGGGCAGCCTGGAGTGACTTGGCGCTGGTGGCACGGACGGCACAGAGCATGGAGACCATTCGGGCGGCACTCGTGCTGGCCGAACTCGACCTGCGAACCGATCTGTCTGCGCTCATCACGCGCATCAGCGCCGATTTCGGACGCCGTCTCAACGAGTTTTTCTTTGCGCAAGTGCTTGGCGGCATTGCGGACGAGCCTCGCGCCACGGGCGAGCGCTTGGGACGCAACGGTGTCTTTGCCGAGCACGACCTTTCAAAGACGCATGTCCAGCCCCTTGCCGGCTTGCTGACCTTGGTTGGCGCCTGGCTGGGTGGTCCACCGCTCACCATTGAAACCACCATTCGGACGTGCTCTTTTCAAACGCAGACCCGGGTTGTTTTGACGGCCGAAGGACGTGAGCCGGGGCTAGGACGGCATCTCTGCAGGCTCTGCGCCGCTTTTGACCAAGCAACGCTCGACGCCGTCCTCCCAAGGTTGCTCAACCCCCGAAGCCGATTGCATGCCAGCCTAGGTCGTGGTGATCCGGCCTGTCGGTTTAGCGCCGAGCTTGGCTAGCGAATCACTTGCCGCGTTCAATCGCGGCGCAGTGTGGGTCGCTGGGTGCGTTGGCGTTCGTGTCAACGTAAGGCACAGGACGAAACAATTGAAAACGCCAAGGTAGCCAACTTCGTGCCTGAGGAGGTGCTTGTGACGCCAACCACTGACCACGACCGCCTGTTCAAGGAACTCTTCACGCTATTCTTTCCCGACTTCCTTGACCTGTTCGCCCCCGATGCGGCCGCCCGGGTGGATAAAGCCTCGCTGGTGTTTCTCGACAAGGAACTCTTCACCGATGTCACGCGCGGCGAACGTCGCCAGGCAGATTTGGTCGTCAAAGGTCGCCTGCGTGACCAGGACGCCTGCTTCCTCGTTCACATCGAAACCCAGGCGACACGGCAGGCGGACTTTGCCGAGCGGATGTTTTTGTATGGGGCGCGGCTGTATGAAAAACACCGGCTACCGCTCTACCCGGTAGCGGTGTTGTCCTATGATGCACCACGTGCGCCTGAACCGGACGCCTTTGAGCTGTGGTGCGGTGCATGGCTGCCATTGCGGTATGCCTTTCGGGTGGTACAGTTGAACCGGTTGAACTGGCGTGACTTCGTGAACCGTCCGAATCCGGTGGCGAGCGCGTTGATGGCGAAGATGGGAATGCGTCAGGGGGAGCGGGTTCGGGTCAAGGTGGAGTGTTTGCGGATGTTGGCGGGCTTGCGGCTAGACAAGGCGCGGACGCAGGTCGTGTCGGGTTTCGTGGATACATACTTGCGATTGAACGAAGTGGAGCAGGCGGCGTTTATGGAGGAAGCAGCGCAGCTTGAGCCGGAAGCGCGGGAGGGCGTCATGCAGATTGTAACGAGTTGGATGGAAGAAGGTCTCCAACAGGGTCTCCAACAGGGTCTCCAACAGGGTCTCCAGCAAGGTCTCCAGCAGGGGGAGCAAGTTGGGGAGGCAAAGGTCGTCCTGCGATTGTTGCGGCGGCGCTTTGGGGCGGCCGTCGAAGCCGAAACGGAGCGTATCCGGGCGTTGCCGACGACACGGTTAGAGCAACTGGCCGACGACTTGCTGGACTTCACCCAACTTGAAGACTTGACCAACTGGTTGGATGCCAAAGCTGGGTAGGCGGATTCGAGAAGCGCTCGGTTGCCTTGCGCTTTGCCACCGTTCATGAGTCCCGCCGGTCTTGGCGTCATCGGTCACGGGATTGCTCTTACAGCCGGCCTTTCGTCGAGGGAATGTCAGAGCGTCCGCTCAGGCGCCGCGTTGCTGTCCCAAGGGCGCGGGCAGCGGCTTTGAAGGTGGCTTCCAGAATGTGGTGCTGGTTGCGCCCGTAAAGAACGGCAATGTGTAAGGTGAGGCTGGCACTGAAGGCCACCGAGCGCCAAAAATGCTCGGCCATTTCGACGGCAAACATGCCGATTCGTTCGCGTGGGTTGGCCACGTCGTACACCAGATAAGGTCGGCCAGAAATATCCACAACTGCGCGCGCCAGGGTCTCATCCAGTGGGGCGTAGGCGTCACCAAATCGAGCGATGCCCGCTTTGTCCCCAAGGGCCTGCGTCAATGCCTGCCCAAGCGTGATACCGACATCTTCGACGGTATGGTGCTCGTCAATGTCGAGGTCGCCATCGCAGTGAATATCCAAGTCGATGTCGCTGTGCTTGGCAAGCTGCGCCAGCATGTGGTCAAAAAAGCCAATGCCGGTTGTGATCCGGGAAATCCCGGTGCCATCCAAGTCAAGCGTGACAATCACGTTCGTTTCATTGGTGCGTCGCGTGAGCGACGCCGTGCGGTGCGTCATGGTCGTTACTGTCAAATCCTGAGTCGTCAAAGCAGGCTGACCGCGCCGTGGAGCAGCCACTGCATCACAAGCAGCGCGCGCGCCAGTAAGCTGGCGTTGGCTTGCGCCGATGACAAGCGCGTTCGACTGTTATTCGCCGGGTTCATGTCTAACCGCAGGGTGTCGTCTGGATCAAGGACGACGGCAACCAAGTCCCGGTCGGTGGTGATTGGGTAACGATCCGCTTGGCCGTCCCACGTCTCGCGGCGCACGCTGCCATCGGCAAAGCGTAACTCGATGCTGTGCGGCATCACTGCTTCGCCCTGGCGCGTGATGGTGACTTGGCGCGTGTCGAGCGATGTCACGGCGTAGTCGAGTAGCTTCGTTCCACGAAAATACTGGTCGAAAAACCAACTGAGGTCTTCTCCGGCAACTTCCGAAGCCACGTCGAAAAAATCATCCGAGGTCGGGTGTTTGAAGCGCCATCGCTCAAAGTAGGTCTTGAGGATGCGCTGCATCGTTTCCGGCCCAACGTAGCCTTCGAGCATTTTCAGCGTGAGGGCCGGGCGGGCATAGGCATTGAAGGCATAAAGTGACGGGTCGGAGAACTGCCACGCCGGGGTGAGAATGGGATGGGTTGTCACGGCACGCGCCCCCAAGACAAATAACTGGGCGCGTTGAAACGACCAATCTGGGGCGCGAACCGGTAGGCGGAACACCGGACGGCCGCCAAGGCGCAGCCACTGGGCGCTCGAGTTCGGATAGTGGTCTGCCATGAGATTGGCTTCGCAGTAGCTATTGATGCCCTCATCGAGCCAGGCTTCCTCAAACTCATTGCTGGCGACCATGCCATACCAGTACTGATGCCCGAACTCGTGGATGAGGACCACTTCCGGCCCAAGCAGCTCATCGTCGGGCGATTGACGGCGCGTCCCGACGGTGATGAGTGTTGGGTACTCCATGCCGCCGGCGCCATCGGCCGCATAGGCCGGGTCAACGATGGTGAGCGTCTCGTACGGATATGGTCCAATGCTCCGTCCATAGGCTTCAAGGGCGATCCGCGCTGCCCGCAGATGCCGCTCCCGTTGGTCGGCATGCTCCGGCTGAAGCAGCAAGATCAACTTGACGGGCGGAAGACCGGCGGCTTCAAACCGTTCTTCGGTGACAAGAAAATACGGCGAACAAGTCCACGCGAAGTCGTGAACATCAGCTTGGGTGAAGCGATAGCGCGTCCGCCCGTTGGGTAGTGTCTGGCGTTCTCGTTCCACGCCGGTTGCGCCAACCTTGAAGTGGCCGGGCACGTCCAGTGTGACGTCGTATTCGCCAAAGTCGGCGTAAAATTCCGTTGTGGCGTGAAACTGGTGGCAGTTCCAGCCGGCCGTCGTCCGCCGGCGCATGCCGACTGGTTCATAGACGCCCAGTTTGGGAAACCACTGCGCAACCATGAAGAAATCCCCGTAGTAGCCGGTGCGGGCAAACACACGCGGGAGCTTGGCCAAAAATTCAATGTCCAGCGCAATGGTGCCGTTAGGCGGGACAGGCTGAGGTAAGACAACCCGCCATACGGTGCGATCCTCGGCGTTGTCATCGTCCGGGTGAATGAATTCCCCGGCCGGAAGCAGGTCAGTTCCATCGCTGAGGCGCATGCTCAACAGGTCAATCGCACCAGGAAACTGAGCATCCATCCGGTCTCCACGCAACTGTCCGCCATCAGAGCCACGGCGAAAGGAGCTTCGTTCATCCCGAAAAGCGTTCAGGTAAAGATGAAACTGCAAGTCCGGCACGGCATGGGACGCCGGATTGCGCCACACGAGGCGTTCCCGGCCGCGGATTTCCTTGTTCTCGGTATCGAGAATGGCTTCAATCTGGTATCGTACCCGGCGGTCGGAAAGTGGCGCATTCGCATCGCCGGGTGCCGCGGGCGTTAGACCAAAGTGTAGGACCAGCCAGAGCAGGAGACCGCCAAGTATCCTCCAGGTGCGCGGATGGTTTTTTGTTTTCCAGACAGCTTCCGACATGGTCAACCCTTCATTATCAAACCTTTTGCTGGGTGAAGCGTTCTAACCGTAAGGCGCTGGTAGTTTTTAGCGACGCGACAAGACGATGGGCGCGCTAACGTGTACACTAGCGCGCAGGCTTGATTTCGTCACGGGAGGATTTTAGCTCATGTTCTCGGTACGGTATTCTCGATGCGTTGTAAGCTGGCTGCTCGTCACCGGATTACTGGTCGTCCCCGTGTTTCCCACTCGTGTCTGGGCGGATGACAAGGATAAGCGAACCAACTCTCCGGTGACGCGCAAGTTGAGCGACAAAGAAAACCCCTTGATGATCGGCAAACGCGACATCAACAAAGGCAGCCTCAACTTTTACTCAAAAGACAAGGAAATGGCGATTGGCGCGCAGTTAGCTGCCGATCTTGACCGTCAACTCAAGTTTGTCACCGATCCAGTCGTGGTTGAGTATGTCAACCGCATTGGGCAGACGCTTGCTCAGAATTCCGATTCCAAAATGCCTTTTACCATCAAGGTCGTTGATTCACCCGAGGTCAATGCCTTTGCCTTACCGGGTGGCTATTTCTATGTCAACAAGGGATTGATTCTGGCGGCAGATAACGAAGCCCAGGTGGCGAGCGTGATGGCGCACGAAATTGCTCACGTCGCCGCGCGGCATGCCACCGAACAGGTATCCAAAGGCCAGTTGGCGCAGTTTGGCATGATCCCGCTTATCTTTGTCGGTGGCGTGGCTGGCGTACTCGTCGCCAATGCCGCAAACATTCTCGTGCCGCTGACCTTTCTCAAATTTGGTCGCAATGCGGAATTTGAGGCTGACATGCTTGGCGCGCAGTACGCGTGGGCCAGTGGTTACGACCCAGATGAGTTCATTGCCTTTTTTGAAAAGCTGAAAGCGCAACAGGATCCGAAGCAGAAAATCCCGACGGTGTTCTCAACACACCCGCCATCAGAGGAGCGCGCCACGAAAATGCGTCAGTTGACAGCGGCTTTCCCAGTGCGGGACGAATACACGATCAGCTCTTCGGAGTTTGCGCGGGTCAAAGCCCGGTTAGGGGCAATTGCGCCGGATGCCGGGCGGCGGATTGGCCCGGGTGGCGGCAGCGACACCGGCCCGAGTCGTCCTACCCTGCGCCGCCGTCAACCGGATGCGCCACCCGACGATGACGACATGGGCGCTCCAAGCGACCGTCCACAGAAGTCTGAGCCATCCAACCGTCCAACCCTGCGGCGGCGTACCGACACGCCACCGAGCGATGACGAGCCGCCACTAAACTAGGTTTTTTGTTCGGGCTAGGTTGACCGCCTCCACATGTTTTGCAGCAAACGTGTGGAGGCGGCTGCCTGTTTTGAAAAGAAACTACGATGACCACACGTTACATTCTTGCCCTTGACCAGGGAACGACCAGTTCGCGCGCGATTGTGTTTGACCAGGAAGGGGGCATCGTGGCGCTTGCCCAGCGACCCTTCGAGCAGCTTTTCCCACAGCCGGGTTGGGTTGAACACCGACCAGAAGACATCTGGAACTCACAAATCGGGGCAGCGCGTGAAGCGCTCCGGCAGTCCGGATTAACCGCCCGTGACATTGCTGCCATTGGCTTGACCAATCAACGCGAGACAACGCTGATCTGGGACCGGACAACCGGCGAGCCACTGGGCAACGCAATTGTATGGCAGTGTCGCCGCACGGCTGCGCGCTGCGACGCCCTCCGCGCCCAGCCGGTCGCGCAGACAATCCAAGCCAAAACTGGACTGGTCGTGGATGCCTACTTTTCGGCCAGCAAGGCTGAATGGCTGCTCGAACACTGGCCAGATGCGCGCCGCCGGGCTGAAGCCGGTGAGCTTGCCTTTGGAACGGTGGATACCTGGTTGCTCTGGCAGTTGACCGGCGGACGGGTTCACGCCACGGACGTCACCAATGCGAGCCGAACCATGCTGTTTGATATTCACCAACTGACGTGGGACGCCGAATTATGCTCGCTGTTTTCTATTCCCATGGCGATGTTGCCGACGGTTGTCCCGTCCAGTGGTTACTTAGGTGAAACCAGCCCAGAAATCTTTGGTGATGCCATCCCAATTTCGGGATTAGCTGGCGACCAACAAGCCGCGTTGTTTGGGCAAATGTGCGCGCGCGTCGGCATGGCTAAAAATACCTACGGAACAGGCTGCTTTTTGCTTTTGCACACCGGGACGAAGCCGTGCTTATCTCAGCAATCATTGCTCTCCACGGTAGCCTGGCGGTTGGGCGATGCCCCGGCTGAGTACGCCCTTGAAGGCAGTGTGTTCATTGCCGGCGCAGCCGTGCAATGGCTCCGCGATGGACTCCAACTCATCGGTGGTGCGGCTGAAACCGAAGCCGTAGCGCGCTCGGTACCAGATACGGATGGCGTGGTGTTCGTGCCGGCCTTTGTGGGGTTGGGTGCGCCCTACTGGGACCCCCATGCCCGCGGTCTTATTGCCGGACTGACGCGCGGAACGACGCGCGCCCATCTCGTGCGCGCCGCGCTCGAAGCCATTGCCTACCAGACGCGCGATGTGGTCGAGGCGATGCTCACCGATGCACGGCAGGCGTTAGGCGCTGGATTTGCACTGACCGAACTCCGCGTGGATGGCGGCGCCGCCGCCAATGACTTTTTGATGCAGTTTCAGGCGGATGTTCTGGGGGTTCCGGTGGTTCGCCCGACCGTGACCGAAACCACCGCAGCCGGTGCGGCCTATCTGGCCGGCTTAGGGTCCGGTTTCTGGCGCGATTTGCCAGAGGTGACAGCCGTCTGGCGGAGCGAACGGATATTTACGCCGTCGCCGGATGGTTCGACAAGGCAGACCGGCTATGCGGCGTGGTTGGATGCCGTGCGCCGTACGCAGCGTCTTTGACAACAAACTGGTCAGCGCTTGTCACCATCCCCACCGATCACGCCGCGCTCGGCCCGCGAGGCGAGCTTATCCAGGTTGGCGCGGGCAACTGCTTCAAGTGAGGTATCAAGCTCTGCGCAAATCGCAGCAACGTACCACAACACATCTCCAACTTCGTCCAGTAAGCGAGCGCGTTGGTCTTCAGAAAGTTGTCCGCCAGTGTCGCGGATAGCCTTCTTGAGTTTACCGGCGACTTCACCGGCTTCGCTGGCCAGCCCCAAAACCGGATAGACAAGGTTATGCCCACGATTAGGGTAGGCGGCGGTGCGCTCGGCCGCTTGTTGGTACTCATCTAGGGTCAACATCGCCAAACCGTTCCAATGCCTGAGTCAGGTGTGGAGCGCGTCACGGAGTTTGCGACTGCGGCTGGGGTGACTCAGCTTTGCCAGGGCGCGCATTTCAATCTGGCGAATTCGCTCGCGGGTCAACTGAAAGTGCGCTCCAATTTCTTCAAGCGTCCATTCACGGCCGTCCGGCATAAGCCCAAAGCGCCGCATGAGAACTTCCGATTCTCGCGCTGAAAGACGACTCAGGGCCTCACGCAGGTTCTGCGCCATTTCAACCGTCATGGACTCACGCAGGGGGTCCTGCGTGTTGTGGTCAGGCAGCAGGTCGCCGAGTGAGTGCTCCCCATCATCATCGGCCGTTGGTGTTTCAAGTGACACCGGTTCAGTCACGACATTGAGCACCTGGCGCACGTCATCAGGACTCAGCCCAACCAGTGGGGCAATTTCTTCCGGCGTCGGGTCTTCGTCACCATTGGTTGTCATTTGACGCAACACCCGCCGCACCCGGTTCACCCGATCTACCATATATGTTGGAAGGCGAATTGTGCGGGATTGATTCGCAATGGCCAGTTGAATGGCCTGCTTAATCCACCACACGGCATAGGTGGAAAACTTGATGCCGCGCCGCCAGTCGAATTTCTCAACCGCACGAATCAAGCCAATGTTGCCTTCCTGAATGAGGTCTTCCATGGCGAGTCCGCGTCCCATAAAGTCGCGTCCGATAAACACAACCAGCTTGAGGTTAGACTCAATCATGCGGAGCTTGTAAGCTTCGGCCTTTTGCTTGGTTTCCGCGAACCGTTTCCAACTGGAAATAATGGCATCGAGGGGCAGGGCATTGTCGCATTCCATCTTGCGAATCTGCGCCCGGACGGCCTTGAGCTGATGCTTGAGCAATCGAATGGTTGCGGCATCGAGCCGCGAATCCTTGAGCCGGTATTCAAGCCGCGCGCGTTCTGCCTTGAGCGTCAAGGCGTCATCCACGACATTGCCCCACGCGATTTCGAGCCGTCGCCGAATCGTTTTGTTGAAAGGCAGCTTGTAGAGCATGCGTCCGATTTGGACACGTAGCCGACGCACATCGAGGTTCGGGTGGTTGTGCTTGTAGTTTGGTTGCGCAACCATGGCCCGGATGCCGGCCTGGGCAGCTTCGATTGCGGCAAATTTCTCACAGAGCGCGCGTTCCTGGCGTTCGTCAAGGTCTGGCTTGAGCGGCGCTTCACAGCGCTCCCCATCGGCGTCGTCTTCTCCGCGGGGAAGAACCAGCAGGTCGGAGAGCCGTAGCCCTTCGGCTTGTAACCGCTGCGCCAATTGAACGACGTAGTCGGCAACCGCCATGGCGCGTGCTAGCAACCGTATGGCACGGCGTTCCTGGCGCTCCATTTCACGGGCGACAACCGTTTCCTCCTGCCGGGTCAGGAGTGTCGTGTGGGAGAGTGACTTGAGATAAACCGAAATCGTGTCACTCGCGTCGTCATCGGTGGCGTCTGGAGTTGAGTGGGTCTCTTCCGTGACGGAAAAGCTTTCTTCGCTAGGGTCAAGCTCATAGCGCATTGCGTTTTTACTCATGGATACTAAATCTCCAGAAGAAGCACCGCATTGGAAGCCCAGGGTCAACCGGTGAAGAACTGGTTAGGTGGCTTCAGATGTTGAACCAAGCAATGCGAGTTACCAATGAAGGGAGGTCTTCGTCAGGTCATCACGCTGAAGTATTTGTCCGCGCAACTCAATTCTTGTTACTAGGTAAAACACTGATGATTACCCAAGTGATTACCCAAGTAAACACTGTGCGTTATCATACGCTTCCGGGTGGTAAGCGTAAATCTGAGTTGCCGTACGTTATCCGTATAACCTCAGCGAGCTGGTTGCCGTTGCTTGAGTTGCTGCTCGAGAAGCGCCGCGACCTCAATAAAACGGGCATCCCAGGTTTTATTCCGCACCGCCATCTGCCGACGATCAGCGTCTGTTTCGGTATCGGCTACCAAACAGGCTTCGACTTGGTGGATAAAGTCATCCGGTGTTCGCGCGATGCGGACCACATCCGCCATTGGTTCAAACTCTGGAATGGGGACGATGACGACCGGTTTGCCCGTAGCCAAGTACTCCCTGACTTTGGTGGCGCTGGTGTATTTGACAATGTCATGCGTGGCGTCTTTCGGAACGACACAGACATCAAAGTTTGCCGCGAAAGCTGGAAGCTCAGCATAGGGCTGGGCCGGAATGAAGTGGACGTTGGGCAGCCTTTCAATCTGAAGAGGCGCGGTTTTGTTTCCAATGAATACAAACTGCCAGTCTGGACGATGCTCACTCACGTGCATGATGAGCGACTGGTCAATCTGCCACCGTTCAATCGCCCCAAAAAAGCCCAGAATAGGCTTCCCAAGGCGCTTGATGGGGGCTAGGGGAGGGGGACACTCCCAAGAGCCATGGCGCGCGGCCGCGAAATGCTCGAAGTCCACGGCTTGTTCGAGGAGGAATGACTTCTCACGTCCCTGTTGGGCGTCGGCGAGGAGCTTCCAGCCGTGGTAGAAAACAAGGTCGGCCGCCGTAATGAGTTCTTCGTGAAGTTGGCGAATAAAGGCGACGTGTCCGCCTGTATCCACTGGATTGGCATCATATTTATCCGAGACGTGATATGCAACCAGAGATTCGTTGAACTGCCCCACCATGTCTCGCGCCGTTGGAATGGCAATCCACAGAATTGGTCGCTCGATGCGCAACCAGCGGAGGAGCAGCCGTAGCTGGGTGACGAGTAACCAGTGGTTGATGCGTCGCCAGATTGGGTTTGAAAAAAAAGGCGATAGAATCGGTGTGACGACCCAGATTCCTTCTGGCGTCCGCCGGACGTACTTCACATAACTCCGCAGCTTGCGCCGAATTTTGGTCAGAAGTTCTGGGCTGCCGAAGCCGGGCAGCCCCATCGAGATTGAGTTGACAAACACCACCTGGTTGTCGCGCGCAAAGCGTTTCATCAGGTGGTTGTTGGCATGAGGGTGGTGATACCACCAGTCTTCTCCACCAAAGCAGAGAATCGCTCGTCCTTTCATTGCAGGAAAAGAAAGTATGCGGCAATCGCACCAACAATCAGCAAAAACAAAAGCCCCACAGCCCCAATCACAATGAATAAAACTAGGTTTGATTTGCCGCTGGTCTGAGGTGGCGAAGGCACAACCGATGGCGCCATGCTCACCTGTGCATCGTAGCCTGGCATGTCATAGCCTGGAGCATTGACCGGTGGCGGCTCATAGTTCCGTGGTGTTGCTTGGGCAACTTGAGCCACCGTTGCTTCTGACGCAAAAGGCGGTGGGGTTGGCGGTGGCGGGGGAAGCGGGGGATAAGGTT
It contains:
- the hisB gene encoding imidazoleglycerol-phosphate dehydratase HisB yields the protein MTHRTASLTRRTNETNVIVTLDLDGTGISRITTGIGFFDHMLAQLAKHSDIDLDIHCDGDLDIDEHHTVEDVGITLGQALTQALGDKAGIARFGDAYAPLDETLARAVVDISGRPYLVYDVANPRERIGMFAVEMAEHFWRSVAFSASLTLHIAVLYGRNQHHILEATFKAAARALGTATRRLSGRSDIPSTKGRL
- a CDS encoding M48 family metallopeptidase, which translates into the protein MFSVRYSRCVVSWLLVTGLLVVPVFPTRVWADDKDKRTNSPVTRKLSDKENPLMIGKRDINKGSLNFYSKDKEMAIGAQLAADLDRQLKFVTDPVVVEYVNRIGQTLAQNSDSKMPFTIKVVDSPEVNAFALPGGYFYVNKGLILAADNEAQVASVMAHEIAHVAARHATEQVSKGQLAQFGMIPLIFVGGVAGVLVANAANILVPLTFLKFGRNAEFEADMLGAQYAWASGYDPDEFIAFFEKLKAQQDPKQKIPTVFSTHPPSEERATKMRQLTAAFPVRDEYTISSSEFARVKARLGAIAPDAGRRIGPGGGSDTGPSRPTLRRRQPDAPPDDDDMGAPSDRPQKSEPSNRPTLRRRTDTPPSDDEPPLN
- a CDS encoding DUF4351 domain-containing protein; translation: MTPTTDHDRLFKELFTLFFPDFLDLFAPDAAARVDKASLVFLDKELFTDVTRGERRQADLVVKGRLRDQDACFLVHIETQATRQADFAERMFLYGARLYEKHRLPLYPVAVLSYDAPRAPEPDAFELWCGAWLPLRYAFRVVQLNRLNWRDFVNRPNPVASALMAKMGMRQGERVRVKVECLRMLAGLRLDKARTQVVSGFVDTYLRLNEVEQAAFMEEAAQLEPEAREGVMQIVTSWMEEGLQQGLQQGLQQGLQQGLQQGEQVGEAKVVLRLLRRRFGAAVEAETERIRALPTTRLEQLADDLLDFTQLEDLTNWLDAKAG
- a CDS encoding M1 family metallopeptidase; this encodes MSEAVWKTKNHPRTWRILGGLLLWLVLHFGLTPAAPGDANAPLSDRRVRYQIEAILDTENKEIRGRERLVWRNPASHAVPDLQFHLYLNAFRDERSSFRRGSDGGQLRGDRMDAQFPGAIDLLSMRLSDGTDLLPAGEFIHPDDDNAEDRTVWRVVLPQPVPPNGTIALDIEFLAKLPRVFARTGYYGDFFMVAQWFPKLGVYEPVGMRRRTTAGWNCHQFHATTEFYADFGEYDVTLDVPGHFKVGATGVERERQTLPNGRTRYRFTQADVHDFAWTCSPYFLVTEERFEAAGLPPVKLILLLQPEHADQRERHLRAARIALEAYGRSIGPYPYETLTIVDPAYAADGAGGMEYPTLITVGTRRQSPDDELLGPEVVLIHEFGHQYWYGMVASNEFEEAWLDEGINSYCEANLMADHYPNSSAQWLRLGGRPVFRLPVRAPDWSFQRAQLFVLGARAVTTHPILTPAWQFSDPSLYAFNAYARPALTLKMLEGYVGPETMQRILKTYFERWRFKHPTSDDFFDVASEVAGEDLSWFFDQYFRGTKLLDYAVTSLDTRQVTITRQGEAVMPHSIELRFADGSVRRETWDGQADRYPITTDRDLVAVVLDPDDTLRLDMNPANNSRTRLSSAQANASLLARALLVMQWLLHGAVSLL
- the aceE gene encoding pyruvate dehydrogenase (acetyl-transferring), homodimeric type: MSYGGGSPPMYLDEFKQQLPDADPQETAEWLEALEQVVNQEGSERAQFLLRKLLKKSRLMRVGLPELVQTPYINTISPEQEPPFPGDEEMELRIRRIVRWNAVAMVVRANHYYPGIGGHLATYASSASLYEVGFNHFFQGKDDGQAGDHIFYQGHAAPGIYARAFLEGRLTTEHLEHFRREALGRGLSSYPHPRLMPDFWEFPTVSMGLGPINAIYQARFNRYLHNRGIVDTSRSRVWAFLGDGETDEPESLGALHLAARESLDNLTFVINCNLQRLDGPVRGNGKIIQELEAVFRGAGWNVIKVIWSRRWDPLLAKDTEGALLHIMNTTLDGEFQKYSVETGAYIRRHFFGKDPRALALVEHMSDRDLERLRRGGHDHLKIYAAYKAAIEHQGQPTVILVKTVKGWMLGESATGRNATHQLKKLTESELKKFRDLMALPIPDAQVGDAPYYHPGEKSPEVEYLRERRRQLGGDLPKRVVRSKPLTLPEADLYTEFTVANQQPVSTTMAIVRLLRKLLDDKHIGRRIVPIIPDEARTFGMDFLFKKVGIYAAKGQLYDPVDSDLLFSYREAKDGQLLEEGITEAGAMGSFTAASTAYATHGEPMIPFYMFYSMFGFQRTGDQAWAVGDARGRGFLIGATAGRTTLNGEGLQHQDGHSHILASTVPCCAQYDPAFHFEIACIVRDGLRRMYEREEDVFYYITVHNENYAMPAMPRGVEDGILRGLYLFKPCLDAKRHTVQLFGSGAIMMQALEAQRILSERYDVAADVWSATSYRALRDDALAVEAWNLDNPLEAPRIPYIQKVLANAQGPIIAVSDYVKAWPDSVSRWIKQPFIALGTDGFGMSDTREQLRRHFKVDAASIVYTALYKLAEMGRLGFDEVARAKAELYGDAVVSEPVASH